Proteins from a single region of Amycolatopsis sp. CA-230715:
- a CDS encoding LysR family transcriptional regulator, giving the protein MADDSTDHQLAAGLAPSLALLAAVRETGNITRAAELLGVPQPTVSRRIAAMGELFGAPLTRPDGRGIQLTRAGALLADAATRAMTTVDTAVRQAREEISPSTGLVALGFLHLLGRSLVPGLISGFRAEHPGVRFSLVQGSRQDILDRLARGELDLVLVAPVPTGDGVEAVAVGEQQLYLTVPERHRLASRREVRMTELADESFVLLEHGYGLRQIIDGLCRDAGFTPRIAFEGQESDTVRGLVAAGLGVSLLPRFEPGTPAGVAEIPVRPRTTRTLGLAWPSSGPLPPAVRAFRDHAIRHVYDAASSTRVRAAKPVPPGTTSA; this is encoded by the coding sequence ATGGCGGATGATTCGACGGATCACCAGCTCGCCGCGGGTCTGGCGCCCTCGCTCGCGCTGCTGGCGGCCGTGCGTGAGACCGGCAACATCACGCGCGCGGCCGAACTCCTCGGCGTGCCACAGCCCACAGTCAGCAGGCGGATCGCGGCCATGGGCGAGCTGTTCGGGGCCCCGCTGACCAGGCCGGACGGGCGCGGGATCCAGCTGACGCGGGCGGGCGCGCTGCTCGCCGACGCCGCCACGCGCGCGATGACCACCGTCGACACGGCCGTCCGGCAGGCGCGCGAAGAGATCTCGCCGTCGACGGGACTGGTCGCGCTGGGCTTCCTGCACCTGCTCGGCCGCTCGCTCGTACCGGGGCTGATCAGCGGTTTCCGCGCCGAGCACCCCGGCGTCCGGTTCAGCCTGGTCCAGGGCTCGCGCCAGGACATCCTCGACCGGCTCGCCCGAGGGGAACTGGACCTCGTGCTCGTCGCGCCGGTGCCGACCGGGGACGGCGTGGAGGCGGTCGCGGTCGGCGAGCAGCAGCTCTACCTCACCGTTCCGGAGCGCCACCGGCTCGCGAGCCGCCGTGAAGTGCGCATGACCGAACTCGCCGACGAGTCGTTCGTGCTGCTCGAACACGGCTACGGGCTCCGCCAGATCATCGACGGACTGTGCCGCGACGCCGGGTTCACGCCGAGGATCGCGTTCGAGGGGCAGGAATCCGACACCGTCCGCGGGCTCGTCGCCGCGGGGCTCGGTGTTTCGCTGCTGCCCCGGTTCGAACCGGGCACGCCCGCGGGCGTCGCCGAAATCCCGGTGCGGCCGCGGACCACGCGCACGCTCGGGCTCGCGTGGCCGTCATCCGGCCCGCTGCCACCCGCCGTCCGCGCGTTCCGGGACCACGCGATCCGTCACGTGTACGACGCGGCCAGCTCGACCAGGGTGCGCGCGGCGAAACCGGTGCCGCCCGGCACCACGTCCGCGTAG
- a CDS encoding leucyl aminopeptidase family protein translates to MARVPVPSVPSRLPEIEVSGTARRGAQSAALVFAPEQETQETTVDGVRLPERAGDVVEAPEGKNRWLAGVGAGEPKDFRAAGAALVRAVGGGEKPPRVLEIGLAAEVTTEQVEGLVAGLLLGDYRFTVTADAPKPGVRTIRLVTDDSHVEAVERVRHLAAAAAFARDLANAPSNVKDPAWLADTSAAAVAGIANLTATVRDEKWLRDEGFGGVLAVGGGSASPPRLIELAYRPRGAKAHLLLVGKGITFDTGGLSIKPADGMHLMRTDMAGGAAVLAATRAIAALKLTVKVTALVPAAENHVSGTAYRPGDVVRHYGGKTTEVSNTDAEGRMVLADALVYGIRRFRPDAVVDVATLTGAMKVSLGLRTGGLFANDDELARRVADAGERAGEQWWRMPLTEDLAESVRGEIGDVRQAPGGPGGIAAALFLREFVDGATWAHLDIAGPARSEKNYADVVPGGTGFAARTLVELAASYT, encoded by the coding sequence ATGGCGCGTGTCCCGGTGCCGTCCGTTCCCAGCAGGCTGCCCGAGATCGAGGTCTCCGGCACGGCACGGCGTGGCGCGCAGTCCGCCGCGCTGGTCTTCGCGCCGGAGCAGGAGACCCAGGAGACCACTGTCGACGGCGTCCGCCTACCCGAACGCGCGGGCGACGTCGTCGAGGCGCCGGAGGGGAAGAACCGCTGGCTCGCCGGGGTCGGCGCGGGCGAGCCGAAGGACTTCCGCGCGGCGGGCGCCGCGCTGGTCCGCGCGGTGGGCGGGGGCGAAAAACCCCCGCGCGTGCTCGAAATCGGCCTTGCCGCCGAGGTCACCACCGAGCAGGTCGAGGGCCTCGTCGCGGGGCTGCTGCTCGGCGACTACCGGTTCACCGTCACCGCCGACGCCCCCAAACCCGGTGTCCGCACGATCCGCCTCGTCACCGACGACAGTCACGTCGAAGCCGTCGAGCGCGTCCGCCACCTCGCCGCGGCCGCCGCGTTCGCGCGCGATCTCGCGAACGCGCCGTCGAACGTGAAGGACCCGGCCTGGCTCGCGGACACCTCCGCCGCCGCGGTCGCCGGGATCGCCAACCTCACCGCCACGGTGCGGGACGAGAAATGGCTGCGCGACGAGGGTTTCGGCGGGGTGCTCGCGGTGGGCGGCGGCTCGGCCAGCCCGCCGCGGCTGATCGAACTCGCCTATCGGCCGCGCGGCGCGAAGGCGCACCTGCTGCTCGTCGGCAAGGGCATCACCTTCGACACCGGCGGCCTTTCGATCAAACCGGCCGACGGCATGCACCTGATGCGCACGGACATGGCTGGCGGCGCCGCCGTGCTCGCCGCCACGCGCGCGATCGCGGCGCTCAAGCTGACCGTGAAGGTCACCGCGCTGGTCCCGGCCGCGGAGAACCACGTGTCCGGCACCGCGTACCGGCCAGGTGACGTCGTGCGCCACTACGGCGGCAAGACGACCGAGGTCAGCAACACCGACGCCGAGGGCCGCATGGTCCTCGCCGACGCGCTGGTCTACGGGATCCGGCGCTTCCGGCCGGACGCGGTCGTCGACGTCGCCACCCTGACCGGTGCCATGAAGGTCTCGCTCGGCCTGCGCACCGGCGGCCTGTTCGCCAACGACGACGAGCTGGCGCGCCGCGTCGCCGACGCGGGGGAGCGGGCGGGCGAGCAGTGGTGGCGCATGCCGCTGACCGAGGACCTCGCCGAGTCCGTGCGCGGCGAGATCGGCGACGTGCGGCAGGCGCCCGGCGGGCCGGGCGGGATCGCGGCGGCGCTGTTCCTGCGCGAGTTCGTCGACGGTGCCACCTGGGCGCACCTCGACATCGCGGGTCCGGCCCGGTCGGAGAAGAACTACGCGGACGTGGTGCCGGGCGGCACCGGTTTCGCCGCGCGCACCCTGGTCGAGCTGGCCGCGTCGTACACGTGA
- a CDS encoding DUF3117 domain-containing protein has protein sequence MAAMKPRTGDGPLEVTKEGRGLVMRVPLEGGGRLVVELSAEEAKDLGVALQEATG, from the coding sequence ATGGCGGCCATGAAGCCCCGGACCGGAGATGGTCCCCTCGAGGTTACTAAGGAGGGGCGGGGCCTCGTGATGCGCGTACCGCTCGAGGGTGGTGGGCGACTTGTCGTCGAGCTGTCTGCCGAGGAAGCCAAAGACCTTGGTGTCGCCCTGCAGGAGGCGACAGGCTGA
- a CDS encoding enoyl-CoA hydratase-related protein: protein MTTEDVLLSADADGVRTLKLNRPKAYNSLTVELKERLLSALTEAAADDSVRAVVLTGEGKAFCAGQDLKEHVGLLKANDPAPLRTVADHYNPIVRAIVDMPKPVIAAVNGTAAGAGAAFAYAADLRVAAASSTFLMAFANVGLGPDSGASWTLQRLIGYGRAAELMLLGRTVDAEEALRIGLIAEIVPDGELAAHAQQLAAKLAAGPTVAYAKIKDVLSTAAEGTLDEALAAEDAAQGALGATADHTEAVDAFVAKRRPNFQGK from the coding sequence GTGACCACAGAGGACGTTCTGCTGTCCGCCGACGCCGACGGTGTGCGCACCCTGAAGCTCAACCGCCCGAAGGCGTACAACTCGCTGACCGTCGAGCTGAAGGAGCGCCTCCTGTCCGCGCTCACCGAGGCCGCGGCCGACGACTCGGTCCGCGCGGTGGTGCTGACCGGCGAGGGCAAGGCGTTCTGCGCCGGGCAGGACCTCAAGGAGCACGTCGGTCTGCTCAAGGCGAACGACCCCGCGCCGCTGCGGACCGTCGCCGACCACTACAACCCGATCGTCCGCGCCATCGTGGACATGCCGAAACCGGTCATCGCGGCGGTCAACGGCACCGCCGCCGGCGCGGGCGCGGCCTTCGCCTACGCGGCCGACCTTCGCGTCGCGGCCGCTTCGTCGACGTTCCTGATGGCGTTCGCGAACGTCGGCCTCGGACCGGACTCCGGTGCGTCGTGGACGTTGCAGCGGCTCATCGGGTACGGGCGCGCCGCCGAGCTGATGCTGCTCGGGCGGACGGTCGACGCGGAGGAGGCGCTGCGGATCGGGCTGATCGCCGAGATCGTGCCGGACGGCGAACTGGCCGCGCACGCCCAGCAGCTCGCCGCGAAGCTCGCCGCGGGGCCGACGGTGGCCTACGCGAAGATCAAGGACGTGCTGTCCACCGCGGCGGAAGGCACCCTCGACGAGGCACTGGCCGCGGAAGACGCCGCGCAGGGCGCACTCGGCGCGACCGCGGACCACACCGAAGCCGTGGACGCGTTCGTCGCGAAGCGCCGCCCGAACTTCCAAGGCAAGTAG
- a CDS encoding DNA-3-methyladenine glycosylase I gives MTELVGADGIARCTWGNSAPDYAEYHDKEWGVPLHGEEALYERLSLEAFQSGLSWIVILRKREGFRRAFARFKPKKVAKFTDEDVERLLQDAGIVRNRAKILATIANAKAIANLDEPLDELLWSFAPERDARPRTMADVPAVTDESKAMAKALKKRGFSFVGPTTCYALMQATGMVDDHVEGCFRAG, from the coding sequence ATGACGGAACTCGTTGGCGCGGACGGGATCGCGCGGTGCACGTGGGGCAACTCCGCGCCGGACTACGCGGAGTACCACGACAAGGAATGGGGCGTTCCGCTCCACGGCGAAGAAGCGCTGTACGAACGGCTTTCGCTCGAAGCGTTCCAGTCCGGGTTGTCGTGGATCGTCATTCTGCGCAAGCGGGAGGGGTTCCGGCGCGCGTTCGCCCGGTTCAAGCCGAAGAAGGTCGCGAAGTTCACCGACGAGGACGTCGAGCGGCTGCTCCAGGACGCGGGGATCGTGCGGAACAGGGCGAAGATCCTCGCCACGATCGCCAACGCCAAGGCCATCGCGAACCTCGACGAACCCCTCGACGAACTGCTCTGGTCGTTCGCGCCGGAACGGGACGCCCGCCCGCGCACGATGGCCGACGTCCCCGCGGTCACCGACGAGTCGAAGGCGATGGCCAAGGCGTTGAAGAAGCGCGGTTTCTCGTTCGTCGGCCCGACCACCTGCTACGCCCTCATGCAGGCGACCGGCATGGTCGACGATCACGTCGAAGGCTGCTTCCGGGCAGGCTGA
- a CDS encoding SRPBCC family protein, with protein MTDVLLSVEVAAPAGTTWLALTDWTRQGEWMLGTEVEVLAGNGRSVGSRLAAFTGVAGIGFTDTMEIIGWEPPVRCTVRHLGKLVRGTGAFHVQDKGPQRSVFIWSEQLELPFGVVGRLGWPLAKPAFTLGLRYSLQRFAKFAERYSVGAV; from the coding sequence GTGACCGATGTGTTGCTGTCGGTGGAGGTCGCCGCGCCGGCGGGCACCACTTGGCTCGCGCTGACCGACTGGACCCGCCAGGGCGAGTGGATGCTCGGCACCGAGGTCGAGGTGCTGGCGGGCAACGGCCGCAGCGTCGGTTCGCGGCTGGCCGCGTTCACCGGGGTCGCCGGGATCGGGTTCACCGACACCATGGAGATCATCGGCTGGGAGCCGCCCGTGCGGTGCACGGTGCGCCACCTCGGCAAGCTCGTGCGCGGCACCGGCGCCTTCCACGTGCAGGACAAGGGGCCGCAGCGGTCGGTGTTCATCTGGTCGGAGCAGCTCGAGCTGCCGTTCGGGGTCGTCGGCAGGCTCGGCTGGCCGCTGGCGAAGCCCGCGTTCACGCTCGGGCTGCGGTATTCGTTGCAGCGGTTCGCGAAGTTCGCGGAACGGTATTCGGTGGGGGCGGTATGA
- a CDS encoding DivIVA domain-containing protein yields MTTALIYLVVMLLVAAVVFLLAAVVFGRGEEMAPLAPGSSPTRLPVDGITGEDVQSVRYQLVLRGYKMSEVDWVMHRLGAEIDELRARVRELEAAPEDAR; encoded by the coding sequence GTGACCACCGCGTTGATCTACCTCGTTGTGATGCTCCTCGTCGCGGCCGTGGTGTTCCTGCTCGCCGCGGTCGTGTTCGGCCGTGGCGAGGAGATGGCGCCGCTGGCGCCGGGCAGCTCCCCGACGAGACTCCCCGTCGACGGCATCACCGGTGAGGACGTGCAGAGCGTCCGCTACCAGCTGGTGCTGCGCGGCTACAAGATGTCCGAAGTGGACTGGGTGATGCACCGGCTCGGTGCCGAGATCGACGAGCTGCGCGCGCGGGTGCGCGAGCTGGAGGCCGCGCCGGAGGACGCGCGGTGA
- a CDS encoding permease prefix domain 1-containing protein, whose amino-acid sequence MNTVIDGYLGSLGARLHGPRSAKRDLLVEARDGLEDAAAAYADAGYPEPEAQSRAVADFGEVPVIAREFQAELAVAGAVRALWTMILGLSATHLMWEVARGVWWGSWSQLHTPTPHWYVVIAWVYDAVWQGVLPGFALLALVGTRFGARRAGTVRLMRWLRLFLAVAVSVLVATQALLLGATGIIDAARLMLSVPCVAVVALSVALTAWLVVLARRLSASCVTIVA is encoded by the coding sequence ATGAACACGGTGATCGACGGGTACCTGGGTTCGCTCGGCGCGCGGCTGCACGGTCCGCGAAGCGCGAAGCGCGACCTGCTCGTCGAGGCACGGGACGGGCTGGAGGACGCCGCGGCCGCCTACGCCGATGCCGGGTACCCCGAGCCGGAGGCGCAGTCGCGCGCGGTGGCCGATTTCGGCGAGGTACCGGTGATCGCGCGCGAGTTCCAGGCCGAGCTGGCCGTCGCGGGCGCGGTCCGCGCGCTGTGGACGATGATCCTCGGACTGTCCGCGACCCACCTGATGTGGGAGGTCGCCAGGGGCGTGTGGTGGGGCTCGTGGTCGCAGCTGCACACGCCGACCCCGCACTGGTACGTCGTGATCGCCTGGGTCTACGACGCGGTGTGGCAGGGCGTGCTGCCCGGGTTCGCGCTGCTCGCGCTGGTCGGCACCCGGTTCGGCGCCCGCCGCGCCGGTACCGTCCGGCTGATGCGCTGGCTCCGGCTGTTCCTCGCGGTGGCGGTCAGTGTGCTCGTGGCCACCCAGGCGCTGCTGCTCGGCGCCACCGGGATCATCGACGCCGCCAGGCTCATGCTGTCCGTGCCGTGTGTGGCCGTGGTGGCGCTTTCCGTCGCGTTGACGGCGTGGCTCGTCGTGCTGGCGCGCCGTCTGTCGGCGTCCTGTGTCACGATCGTGGCGTGA
- a CDS encoding helix-turn-helix transcriptional regulator, whose product MKADVLRGHLDALLLAVLDGRKLHGYAIIEALQLRTDGALDLPTGTVYPALRRLERAGFLASEWDVVSGRKRRTYRLTRAGQRELAAERADWREFTTVIGGVLGERP is encoded by the coding sequence ATGAAGGCGGACGTTCTGCGCGGGCACCTCGACGCGCTGCTCCTCGCGGTGCTCGACGGCAGGAAGCTGCACGGGTACGCGATCATCGAGGCGCTGCAACTGCGCACGGACGGTGCGCTCGACCTGCCGACCGGCACCGTGTACCCGGCGCTGCGCAGGCTGGAGCGGGCCGGGTTCCTCGCCAGCGAATGGGATGTCGTGTCCGGGCGCAAGCGCCGGACCTACCGGCTGACCAGAGCGGGCCAGCGCGAACTCGCCGCGGAACGCGCCGACTGGCGGGAGTTCACCACGGTGATCGGCGGCGTGCTGGGGGAGCGGCCATGA
- a CDS encoding cytochrome ubiquinol oxidase subunit I, translating to MDATGLARTQFALTTSFHFLFVLLTLGLVTAVAIMQTRYALGGKAELRRMTRFWGKLYVINYALGIATGIVMEFQFGLNWTGLSAVAGDVFGAPLAIETLVAFFLESTFLGLWIFGWDRLGKRVHLALIWLVALTAYASAYFIMVANSFLQNPAGATPRDGKLALDDFGALLANPALVSALPHLLAGALLTGGAFVTGVSAYHFLKRTTEIEFFRRSMRVGVVLSLVSSPFVINQGFEQFGKIRGYQPGKLEDPAIGAPLGVMIMLGFVLFVAAALGAVLLYRNLITRARPLLYLMVFGIPLPFVAAICGWLVREIGRQPWLVNGYLRTSDAVAGIPAGQVLVSLLVFVLLFAGLAVADWVLMARIARRGPETAVPEPDDEPRLVLSGV from the coding sequence ATGGACGCCACCGGGCTGGCACGCACCCAGTTCGCGCTCACCACCTCGTTCCACTTCCTGTTCGTCCTGCTCACCCTGGGCCTGGTGACCGCGGTCGCGATCATGCAGACCCGGTACGCGCTCGGCGGGAAGGCCGAGCTGCGGCGGATGACCCGGTTCTGGGGAAAGCTCTACGTCATCAACTACGCACTGGGAATCGCGACCGGAATCGTGATGGAGTTCCAGTTCGGGCTCAACTGGACGGGCCTTTCCGCGGTGGCCGGTGACGTGTTCGGCGCGCCGCTGGCGATCGAAACGCTGGTCGCCTTCTTCCTCGAATCGACATTCCTCGGCCTGTGGATCTTCGGCTGGGACCGGCTCGGGAAGCGGGTACACCTCGCGCTCATCTGGCTGGTGGCGCTGACCGCGTACGCGTCGGCGTACTTCATCATGGTGGCGAACTCGTTCCTGCAGAACCCGGCGGGCGCCACCCCGCGCGACGGCAAGCTCGCCCTCGACGACTTCGGCGCGCTGCTGGCCAATCCGGCGCTGGTGTCCGCGCTGCCGCACCTGCTGGCCGGCGCGCTGCTGACCGGCGGCGCGTTCGTCACCGGGGTGTCGGCGTACCACTTCCTCAAGCGCACCACCGAAATCGAGTTCTTCCGCCGCTCGATGCGCGTCGGCGTGGTGCTGAGCCTGGTCAGCTCGCCGTTCGTGATCAACCAGGGCTTCGAACAGTTCGGGAAGATCAGGGGCTACCAGCCGGGCAAGCTCGAAGACCCGGCGATCGGCGCGCCGCTCGGCGTGATGATCATGCTCGGCTTCGTGCTGTTCGTCGCGGCCGCGCTCGGTGCCGTGCTGCTCTACCGGAACCTGATCACCAGGGCCAGGCCGCTGCTCTACCTCATGGTGTTCGGCATCCCGTTGCCCTTCGTGGCCGCGATCTGCGGCTGGCTGGTCCGCGAGATCGGGCGCCAGCCGTGGCTGGTCAACGGCTACCTGCGCACCTCCGACGCGGTCGCGGGCATCCCGGCAGGGCAGGTGCTGGTGTCCCTGCTCGTTTTCGTGCTGCTGTTCGCCGGGCTCGCCGTCGCCGACTGGGTGCTGATGGCCAGGATCGCCCGCCGCGGCCCGGAAACGGCCGTGCCCGAACCCGATGACGAACCCCGTCTAGTCCTCAGTGGAGTGTGA
- a CDS encoding cytochrome d ubiquinol oxidase subunit II, translating into MVTFFWCVLGALIAGYFALAGNDYGTAILLRALTRDEPGRRRALGAIGPFFLANQVWLVAAVGVLFGAFPHLEGKLFAGAYLVIVLLLAGLVMVTAAVQLRSRRPGGERRAWDGLIVTGAVLTTGSWGLFVGNLVRGLPVEGRTVTELFDLRSLVWAFGFVALFALQGAVFLAARGSDEIAARARRLARVLLPPVVSFVLVVTVWTALDPGAAVTNPIAGIGTAALALAALLVAWLALAARRARTALLACMALATTPALAVGLLRYPRVLISTDHLDGGLTVAQAASAPESLDVLAVVTPPVLVLVAVVQGWTWLANRRRVGAASVLHF; encoded by the coding sequence GTGGTGACCTTCTTCTGGTGCGTGCTCGGCGCGCTCATCGCGGGCTACTTCGCCTTGGCGGGCAACGACTACGGCACCGCGATCCTGCTGCGCGCGCTCACCCGCGACGAACCGGGGCGGCGGCGCGCGCTCGGCGCGATCGGCCCGTTCTTCCTGGCCAACCAGGTGTGGCTGGTGGCCGCCGTCGGCGTGCTCTTCGGCGCGTTCCCCCATCTCGAAGGAAAACTCTTCGCCGGCGCGTACCTGGTGATCGTGCTGCTGCTGGCCGGGCTCGTCATGGTCACCGCCGCCGTCCAGCTCCGCAGCAGGCGCCCCGGCGGCGAGCGGCGCGCCTGGGACGGGCTGATCGTCACCGGCGCGGTGCTCACCACCGGGTCGTGGGGGCTGTTCGTCGGCAATCTCGTGCGGGGGCTGCCGGTCGAGGGGCGCACGGTCACCGAGCTGTTCGACCTACGTTCGCTCGTCTGGGCGTTCGGCTTCGTGGCGCTGTTCGCCTTGCAGGGCGCGGTTTTCCTCGCCGCGCGGGGCAGCGACGAGATCGCGGCCAGGGCGCGTCGGCTCGCGCGCGTGCTGCTGCCGCCGGTCGTTTCGTTCGTGCTCGTGGTGACGGTGTGGACGGCGCTGGACCCGGGAGCCGCCGTCACGAACCCGATCGCGGGGATCGGCACGGCGGCGCTCGCGCTGGCCGCGCTCCTGGTGGCGTGGCTCGCGCTCGCCGCGCGCCGGGCGCGGACCGCCCTGCTCGCGTGCATGGCGCTGGCCACGACCCCCGCACTGGCCGTCGGCCTGCTCCGGTACCCGCGGGTGCTGATCTCGACCGACCACCTCGACGGCGGCCTGACCGTGGCGCAGGCGGCGAGCGCGCCCGAATCGCTCGACGTGCTCGCGGTCGTCACCCCGCCGGTGCTGGTGCTCGTGGCCGTGGTCCAGGGCTGGACCTGGCTGGCCAACCGCCGCCGCGTCGGCGCCGCCTCGGTTCTGCACTTCTGA
- the cydD gene encoding thiol reductant ABC exporter subunit CydD, producing the protein MGRLPGLRPYLVRLGVLNAAVAAVVLLLAELLESVLTAPATGTVALLGAVAAVRGLLFWGHGALTGHQAATVKETLRARVFSSLTVRSGANPGEAATLVTKGVGAIDGYVADYLPALVSAVVLPIAVLVRLCAADLASALVIAVTLPLIPVFAILVGKHTKARTAKRWRSLSTLGGHFLDALTGLTTLKLFGRAGAQARVVRAMADAHARTTMRTLRTAFLSGLVLELVATLSVALVAVPVGFRLLAGGLDAHTAVLVLLLAPEAYLPLRAAGARFHASADGLATLAKVGEHPAAPARARRRPPDLRTATIRFDRVTVRHGDTVALSEVDLIVEPGERLALVGPSGAGKSTALSVLLGFTAPSAGRVLVGEADLRELDQDAWLARVAWLPQRPTLFAASITENLALGRARTPAEIEAAAKAAMLDEVVRALPGGYATRLGERGLGLSSGQCQRVGLARALLRTEADLLLFDEPTARLDNRTEAAVLATARALLPGRTAVLVAHRPALLTVASRVVELRGGRIAGAPCAA; encoded by the coding sequence ATGGGACGGCTACCCGGACTCCGCCCGTACCTGGTCCGGCTGGGCGTGCTGAACGCGGCCGTCGCGGCGGTGGTCCTGCTGCTGGCGGAGTTGCTCGAGTCGGTGCTCACCGCACCGGCGACGGGGACCGTGGCACTGCTCGGCGCCGTCGCCGCCGTGCGGGGACTGCTCTTCTGGGGACACGGCGCGCTGACCGGCCACCAGGCGGCTACGGTGAAGGAAACCTTGCGCGCCAGGGTTTTCTCGTCACTGACCGTCCGAAGTGGAGCGAATCCCGGCGAGGCGGCGACCTTGGTCACCAAGGGGGTCGGCGCGATCGACGGGTACGTCGCGGACTACCTCCCCGCGCTGGTGTCCGCCGTGGTGCTGCCGATCGCCGTGCTCGTCCGGCTGTGTGCCGCGGACCTGGCCTCCGCGCTCGTCATCGCGGTGACGCTGCCGCTGATCCCGGTGTTCGCGATCCTCGTCGGCAAGCACACCAAGGCCCGCACCGCGAAGCGGTGGCGGTCGCTGTCCACTTTGGGCGGTCACTTCCTCGACGCGCTGACGGGGCTCACCACGCTGAAGCTGTTCGGCAGGGCGGGTGCGCAGGCACGCGTGGTACGGGCGATGGCCGACGCGCACGCCCGCACCACCATGCGGACGCTGCGGACGGCGTTCCTCTCGGGGCTGGTGCTCGAACTGGTCGCGACGCTGTCCGTCGCGCTCGTCGCGGTACCCGTCGGATTCCGCCTGCTGGCGGGAGGTTTGGACGCGCACACGGCGGTGCTCGTGCTGCTGCTCGCGCCGGAAGCGTACTTGCCACTGCGCGCCGCGGGCGCCCGGTTCCACGCGAGTGCGGACGGGCTCGCCACGCTCGCGAAGGTCGGCGAACACCCGGCGGCACCGGCACGGGCTCGTCGCAGGCCGCCGGACCTCCGCACCGCGACGATCCGGTTCGACCGCGTGACCGTGCGCCACGGCGACACCGTCGCACTGTCCGAAGTGGACCTCATCGTCGAACCCGGTGAGCGGCTCGCACTCGTCGGGCCCAGTGGCGCGGGGAAGAGCACGGCGCTTTCGGTGCTGCTCGGGTTCACCGCGCCGTCGGCAGGGCGGGTGCTCGTCGGCGAGGCGGACCTTCGCGAGCTCGACCAGGACGCCTGGCTGGCGCGGGTCGCGTGGCTGCCGCAGCGGCCGACCCTGTTCGCGGCCTCGATCACCGAGAACCTGGCGCTCGGCCGCGCGCGGACACCCGCCGAAATCGAGGCGGCGGCGAAGGCCGCGATGCTCGACGAAGTGGTCCGCGCCCTTCCCGGCGGCTACGCCACGCGTCTCGGCGAGCGCGGGCTGGGGCTGTCTTCCGGGCAGTGCCAGCGCGTCGGGCTCGCGCGGGCGCTGCTGCGGACCGAAGCGGACCTGCTCCTGTTCGACGAACCGACCGCACGGCTGGACAACCGGACCGAGGCCGCGGTGCTCGCGACAGCGCGCGCGTTGCTGCCCGGCCGCACCGCGGTCCTGGTGGCGCACCGCCCCGCGCTGCTCACCGTGGCGAGCCGCGTCGTCGAACTGCGCGGTGGCCGGATCGCGGGTGCGCCGTGCGCCGCCTGA